The segment GCCCGCCGACACCGACGCCGACGAGCCCGCCGTCCGCACCGGAGGGCCCGCCGCCGGCACCCACATCGGCCCGCTCGCCCACCGCCTGGGCCTGCGCCCGGCCACCCTGCGCGCGTGGGAGCGCGCGGGCCTGGTCACCCCCCGGCGGGACCCCCGCACCGGCTACCGCGTCTACCCGCCCGCACAGGTCCGCGAGTCGCTGCTCGCCGAGCAGCTCCGGCGCGGCGGCCACGGCCTGGCCCGGACCGCCGAGATCCTGGACCGGCTGCGGGCGGCCGGGGCGGACCCGGAGGCCGTCCGCCCCACCCTGGCCGCCTGGCAGGACCGGCTGACCGCCCGCGGCCGCGCCCTGCTGTCAGGCGCGGCCGCCCTGCACGCCTACCTCGAAGAGTCCGCGAGACCCTCGGAGCCCGCAGAGCCCGCGGAGCCTTCGGCTTCGGGCTGAACCCGCCTACGACCCGCCCCGGTTGGTGACCACGCCGTTGGACATGGTGAGCGGCACGGCCGTCCCGGCGAAGGCGTCCGGGTCGGCGGTGAGCGGGTCGAGGGCGAAGGCGGTGAGGTCGGCGCGCAGTCCGGGGGCGATCCGGCCGGTGCGGTCGGATTCGCCGGCGGCGCGGGCCGCGTGGGTGGTGTAGCCCTCCAGGGCCATCAGCGGGGTGAGGGCCTGGAGGGGGTTGACGGGGGTGGTGTCGGTGCCGGCGTGGCGGCGCAGCCGGGCGTAGGCGAGGACGCCGCGCGGGTCGTGGTGGGCGATCGGCCAGTCGGAGCCGAGGGCGAGGGTGGCGCCGGTGTCGCGCAGGGTGCGGCAGATCCAGGCCCGGTCGGCGCGTTCGGTGCCGAGGCGGGTGGACCAGGCGTCGGTGTGGTCGGCCCTGGTGTACGCGGAGTGGGTGGGCTGCATGGACGCGGGGACGCCCAACTCGGCGAAGCGGCGGGCCTGTTCGTCGCCGAGCGTCTCGATGTGTTCGATCCGGTGCCGGCCGCGGCCCCGGCCGGGCAGGGCGGCGACGGTGTCCAGTACGTGCCGGACGCCCGCGTCGCCGATCGCGTGCGTCGCGGTGCGCACCCCGTACGCGTCCAACTGCCGGACGACGTCGGTGTATTCGGCGGGGTCGAGCCAGAGCGCGGCGGTGCCCTCGCCGTGGCAGTCGGGGTGTTCGAGCCAGGCGGAGCCGCCTTCGACGGTGCCGTCGACGAACAGTTTGACACCGCCGACCAGCCAGTTCCGTCCGGATTCGGCTTGCAGCGCGGCGAGTTCGCGCAGGCCGTCGGCGTCGGTGCCGGGCATGCACCAGGGGGCGATGCGCAGGCGCAGCGGCAGGTGGCGGGTGTCCTCGATGGCGCGGACCAGGTCGAGGATGTCGCCGCCGGCGTCCATCACGTGTGCCCCGGCGAGGCCGCCGCCGGCCATCCGGAGCAGCAACGCGTGCAGGGCGTCCCGGCGTTGGTCGAGCGGGAGGCTGGGCATGACGGCGGTGACCAGGTCCATCGCGGCGTGTTCGATCAGGTGGCCGGTGGGGGTTCCGTCGGGGTCGCAGACGACGGTGGCGCGCTGGGCGAAGGTGCGCGGGCCGGTGACGCCGGCGGCGCGCAGGGCGGGGCCGGTGGCGAGCGCGGAGTGGCCGTCGTAGAGGCGGATGAAGGCGGGCGTGTCGGGGCCGAGCACGTCCTCGACGGCCGAGCGGTGGACGGGCCGGTCGCCGAACGCGTTGTGGTCGAGGTTCCAGGCGAGCACCCAGCCGTCGAGCCGTTCGGCCGAGGCGAGGGCGGCGCGCAGGCCGTCCAGGTCGCGGACGGCGGACAGGTCGGTGCCGGTGGTGAGTTCGAGGCCGAGCGCGGGGTGGCTGTGGCCGTCGACCAGTCCGGGGACGAGGACGGCGTCGCCGAGGTCGATCAGCTCGGTGCCGGGGCCGCGCCACCGCCGGGCGTCGGCGGCGGTGCCGACCGCGGTGATCAGCCCGTCGGCGACGGCGACGGCGGTGGCGCCGGCGGTGGTGGCGTCGGTGGTGGCGTCGAGGGTGTGGACGGTGCGGGCGAGGACGATGGTGTCGGGCGACACGGTGGACTCCTGGTGGTGCGGGGGTGGTTCGGTCAGCGGCCGGGGGTCGCCGCGGCGGGTGCGCCAGCGTCAGCTTCAGCGGCAGCGACGTCGGCGCCAACGGCCTCGGCCGGTTCGGCGCCGAACGCCGCGTACACCCCGGGCCGGCGGGCGCGGGTGCGCAGCGCGTAGAGCACGCCGACGGCGAAGACGGCGGGGACGATCAGGATCAGGACCCGGTTGACGGTGTCGGACGCGCCGGTCAGCAGGTCGATGTGGTCGACCACCAGCCAGAGCGCGCCGGTCAGCAGCACGGCGGCGAGGGCGGGCGCGGCGACGGTGCGCAGCGCGCCCTCACCGTGGCCGGGGCGGCGCCGGAACCAGCAGGGCACGGCGACGGCGGCGAGCAGTTGCAGCGCGACCAGGGCGAGCATGCCGGGGGTGTTCACCCACAGCAGCAGCTGGGTGTACGGGTCGGCCCCGGCGGCGGCGAACACGCCGACGACGAGCAGGGTGAGCAGGCTCTGGGCGAGCCCGGAGACGTACGGGGAGCGGTGCCGGGGGTGGATCCGGCCGAGCGCGCGGGGCAGCAGGCCCTCTTCGGCGAGGGCGAGGCCGTAGCGGCTGGTGGCGTTGTGGAAGGCGAGCAGCGAGGCCAGGATGCTGGTGACGATCAGGACGTGCATCAGGTCGGCGGCCCAGCCGCCGACGTACTGGTCGATGGCGGTGAAGAACAGGCCGCCCGGGTCCTGGGCGGCGGCCGCGACGACCTCGGTGTCGCCGTACGCCTGGATGACCGTCCAGACCACGAAGGCGTAGAACAGGCCGAGGAAGGCGACGGCCAGGTAGGTGGCGCGCGGGACGGTGCGGTCGGGGTCGCGGGCCTCGCGGCGGTAGATGACGGTCGACTCGAAGCCGGTGAACGCGGCGAACGCCATCGCGAGCACGCCGGGCATGCCGTCGGTGAGGACGTTGCCGGGCGCGAAGGAGTGCAGGCTGAGGCCGTGCGCGCCGCCCTTGAGCAGCACGGCGGCGGCGAGCAGCACCAGGATGCCGGTCTCGGCGAGCAGCAGGACGCCGAGCAGTTTCGCGCCGAAGTCGATCGAGCGGAAGCCGCCGTACCAGATCACCGCCAGGCCGATCAGCGCGGGCAGCAGCCAGGGGATCCGGTGGCCGGTGAGCGCCTCGACGGTGTCGCTGGTGGCGGAGCCGAGCAGGCCGAACACGCCGATGTTCATGCCGAGGTAGCCGAGCAGGGCGAGCAGCGCGGCGCCGAACCCGGCGGGGCGGCCGAGGCCCTGGGTGATGTACGCGTAGAAGCCGCCGGCGTTGCGGACGTGCCGGCTCATGGTGGTGAAGCCGACGGCGAAGACGGCCAGCGTGATACCGGCGGCGAGGTAGCCGGCGGGGGCACCGATGCCGCCGATCAGCAGGGCGAGCGGGGCGACGCCGGCCATCACGGTGAGCGGGGCGGCGGCGGAGACCACGAAGAAGGCGATGTCGGCGGTGCCGAGGCTGCCGCGGCGCAGCGTGGGGGTGTCGGTCATGGGGAGCCCTTCTGGCGGCCGGGTGGGGGGTCCGGCTGGTGGTCCCGACTGCGGACGACCATAAACCTAAAGGTTGATGGTTTTGGCACCCTAGCCCGGCGCACTACCCTCTGGGAAGACCCGGAATCCGAGGTCACGACGGCGGCGACGGACATCGCGACGGGGGCGGCAGCGCATGGGACGGCCCAGCAAGGCCCTGCTCGACCGCGAGCGGATCGGCGCGACGGCGCTCGCCCTGGTCGACGAGGACGGCGACTTCAGCGTCCCGCGGATCGCCCGCCGGCTCGGCGTGCAGACCGCCTCCGTCTACCACCACGTGGACGGGCGGGCCGGCATCGTCGAACTGCTGCGCGTCCAGGTCTCCGCCGCGATCGACCTGACCACCCTCGACCTGCGCCCCTGGGACACCGCCCTGGAGGCGTGGGCCCGCTCGTACCGCGCCGCGTTCGCCGCCCACCCGCGCACCATCCTGCTGCTCACCACCAGCCAGGTCGCCGCCCCCGAGGTGCTCGCCCAGTACGAGCGCGCCGTCGCGCTGCTGCTCGACAGCGGCTTCCCGCCGGCCGCCGCGATGCCGCTGCTCACCGCCGTGGAGAACGTGGTGCTCGGCTCGGTGCTCGACCTGGCCGCCCCCGAGACCGTCTGGGACCCGAACGCCGACACCCCCCGCCTCGCCGAGGCACTGCGCGCCGCCGGGCCGGGCCGCACCGACGCCGCCTTCGACCTGGCACTGACCGCCCTGCTGACCCGGGCCCGCACCCTGCTGCCCTGACCGGCACCCGCGCCGCCCCCGGCCGCGCGATCTCCTGACACCCCCTCAGACAAACCTGTGTGAACCCTACAAACCCAGCAGGGGCGACTCAGTCACGCCCGGCAACCCTCCCCGCCCTCCCCCCTTGGAAGAGTGAGCCCCATCGGATCCGCCCGGCCGACCGCCGACGGGCCCGGTCATTGTGCTGCCTTCACAACGGGAGTATCACCATGCGCACCGCACACGACAGCGTCGTGGTCACCGGTCTCGGGGCCACCACCCCGCTCGGCGGGACCGCGCCCGACACCTGGCGGGCCATGTGCGAGGGGCACAACGGCATCCGCGCCATCGACCGCCCCTGGGTCGCCGAGCTGCCGATCCGGATCGCCGGGCAGCTCGCCGTCGAACCGTCCGCCGTCCTCGACCGGATCGAGGCCCGCCGGCTCGACCGCAGCGAGCAGATCGCCCTGATCGCCGCCCGCGAAGCCTGGGCCGACGCCGGCCGGCCCGCTGTCGAGGGCGAGCGGCTCGCGGTGGTCATCGGCACCGGTACCGGCGGCTCGGTGACGATGCTCGACCAGAACGGGGTGCTGGAGCGTTCCGGCGTCCGCAAGGTGTCGCCGCACACCGTCCCGATGCTGATGGCCAACGGCCCCGCCGCCTGGGTCTCCATCGACCTCGGCGCCCGGGCCGGCGCCCACACCCCGGTCAGCGCGTGCGCGTCCGGCGCCGAGGCCGTCGCCCTCGGCCTGGACCTGATCCGGCTGGGCCGCGCCGACGTCGTGCTGGCCGGCGGCACCGAAGCCTGCCTGCACCCGCTCCCGCTGGCCGGCTTCGCCCAGGCCCGCGCGCACTCGCTGCGCAACGACGACCCGGCCGGCGCCTCCCGCCCCTTCGACACCGGCCGCGACGGCTTCGTCATCGCCGAGGGCGCCGCCGTGCTCGTCCTCGAACGCGCCACCCTGCGCCCCGGCCACCGCCGCTACGCCACCCTGGCCGGCGCCGCCGTCACCTCCGACGCCCACCACATCACCGCCGGCCACCCGGACGGCCAGACCCGCGCCGTCCGCGCCGCCCTCGCCGACGCCGGCCTGCCGCCCGAGGCGATCGGCCTCGTCCACGCGCACGCCACCTCCACCCCGCTGGGCGACCACACCGAGGCCGAGACCCTGACCCGCGTCTTCGGCGCGCACCGCCCCGCCGTCACCGCCACCAAGTCGATGACCGGCCACCTCTTCGGCGCCGCCGGGGCCCTCTCCGCCCTCGCCACCGCCTACTCGCTGCACCACCAGTACGCCCCGGCCGTCCGCAACCTCACCGACCCCGACCCCGACCTCCACCCCCTCGACCTGCTCACCGCCTCCGGGCCGCTCCCGGCCGGCGCCGCCCTCACCAACTCCTTCGGCTTCGGCGGCCACAACGCGGCCCTGGTCCTCACCACCTGACGCCCCCGGCGGCTCAGCGGCGCCCACCCTCGTCCAGCGCCACCGCCGCACATCGCGGCCGGGCCGGGGAACCTGGCCCCGGACATCCCGGCCGGCCCGAACTCGAAGGGCGCGCCGAGCGCGTCCCCGACCGCCGAGCCGAGCACCGCCCCGACCACCCGCTGCCGCCGCCCCGGCCCGTCCATTCGCCACTCTCCGTAGTCATCCGAGCGCCATCGCGCCCTCCGCTAGCCTGGTGGGCACGATGAACTGTTTCACCACCGCCTGGGGCGAGTTCGAGCTGGCCCGGTTCCCGGAGGACCCGCGGGAGCGGCTGCGCGCCTGGGACGCCGCCGACGAGTACCTGCTGCGGCACCTGCACGACGAGGCGGTGCCGCTGGACGGGGCGGTCACCGTGCTCGGCGACCGCTGGGGCGCGCTGTCGACCGCGCTGGCCGCCGCTCCGGCGGCGGAGGGCGCCGCGCTGACGGCGGTCACCGACTCGTACCTCGCCTCCCGGGCGATCGCCGCGAACCTCGCCCGCAACGGCGCCGACCCGGCGGCGGTCGCGGTCCGCAGCACCCAGGACGCGCCGCCGGAGCGGATCGACGTGCTGCTGGTGCGCGTCCCGAAGAGCCTGGCGCTGCTGGAGGACCAGCTGCACCGGCTGGCCCCGGCGGTGCACCCGGGCACGGTGGTCGCCGGGACCGGCATGGTCACCGAGATCCACACCTCCACGCTGAACCTGTTCGAGCGGATCCTCGGCCCGACCCGCACCTCGCTCGCCGTCCGCAAGGCCCGCCTGATCCACACCGCCCCGGCCCCGGAGCCCGTCCGGCCCGCCAACCCGTGGCCGCTGCGCTACCGGCTGCCGGACGGGATCGGCGTCCTGTCGGGCCGCCAGGTCGCCAACCAGGCGGGCGTGTTCTGCGCGGACCGCCTCGACATCGGCAGCCGCTTCTTCCTCCAGCACCTGCCGGAGCCCGCCGGCGCCCCGCGCCGGATCGTCGACCTGGGCTGCGGCAACGGCATCCTCGGCACGGCCGCCGCGCTCGCCGACCCGGACGCCGAACTCCTCTTCGTGGACGAGTCGTTCCAGGCCGTGGCCTCCGCCGAGGAGACCTTCCGCGGCAATCTCGGCCCCGGCCGCCGCGCCGAGTTCCTGGTCGGCGACGCCCTCGCCGACGTCCCCTCCGCCTCCGCCGACCTGGTGCTGCTGAACCCCCCGTTCCACTCCCACCAGGCCACCACCGACGCCATCGCCCACCGCATGTTCACCGGCGCCCGCCGCGTCCTGCGCCCGGGCGGCGAACTCCGCGTGGTCGGCAACCGGCACCTCGGCTACCACGTCAGGCTGCGCCGCCTGTTCGGCAACTGCCGCACGGTGGCGGGCAGCCCGAAGTTCACGGTCCTGAGCGCCACCCGCCGGTGAACCCCGCGCCGCCGAGCGGCGGCGCCCTCCCCGCCCTCCCTGGTGGACGCACCGTCCGCGCCGTGCTCTAGGGTGAGCGCCGTTTCGCCGTGGAAGCTCGCCGTGGAGACCCCCGGGCCCGAGCGCCACCGCCCAGGGGAGGACCCGTTTCATGGCCGCCACGCATCCCGCCTCGGGAGCCCCGGTTCCCGAGCCGCCGTCGCCGACCTGCTTCCGGCACGCCGACCGGGAGTCGTACGTCCGCTGCACCCGCTGCGACCGGAACGTCTGCCCGGACTGCCGGCGTGACGCGGCGGTCGGCTACCAGTGCGTGGAGTGCGTCAAGTCCGGCCGGCAGAACGTCCGGCAGGCCCGGACGGCGTTCGGCGGGCGGATCACCTCCCGCCCGTACGCGACGATCGTGCTGATCGCGCTGAACGTGGCCGCGTACGTGGTCGAGCTGGTCCGGCCGGAGACGGTGGACCGGTTCGCGGTGCTCGGCTCGGGCGTGCTGCCGCCGCCCGCGGACTACGACCCGGCCACCTACGTGCCGCACCTGTCGGGCATCGCGCACGGCGAGTGGGAGCGGCTGATCACCGGCGCGTTCCTGCACCTGGGGCCGACCGAGTGGCCGATGGGCATCCTGCACATCGTGTTCAACATGTACTGGCTGTGGAACCTGGGCCGGGTGGTCGAGGACCGGCTCGGCGTGCTGCGCTTCCTCGCGCTGTACCTGCTGTCGGCGCTGGGCTCCTCCGCCCTGACCTACTGGATCGCGCCGAACACGCTGGCGCTGGGCGCCTCGGGCGCGGTCTTCGGCCTGGCCGGCGGGTACTGGGTGCTCAGCCGCCGCCAGGGCTACGACCCGCTGGGCGGCAACCAGATGATGGTCACCCTGGTGCTGTGGATGGCGCTCTCGGCGGGCTTCGCCTCCTGGCAGGGCCACCTCGGCGGCCTGCTCACCGGCCTGGCCGCCGGCGCCGCCCTCGGCTACGCGCCCAAGCAGCAGCGCGGACTCGTCCAGGCGATCAACCTGGCGGCGGTGCTCGCCGTGGTCGCGGTGGTGATCGTGATCGCCACCGACCAGGCCGTGCCGTTCTCCTGACGCATCGTCAACTCTCCTCGTCAGCCGACCTCACGGTACGCCGCGCCGAGCAGTGCCGCCGCCTCGCGCAGCCGCCGCTCGGCCGTCCCGGCGTAGCCGAGCGCGACGGCCGCCGGCCCGGGCGCCAGCCGCCCGGGCCCGACCGGCGCGACCCGCACCCCGCGCCGGAGCGCCGCCGCGGCCAACTCCCGTTCGCCGGTGCCGGACGGCAGTTCGGCGTACAGGTGCAGCCCGGCCGCGACGCCGCGCAGCACGGCCTGCGGCAGGTGCTCGCCGAGCGCGGCCGCCAGGGCATCGCGGCGGGCCCGGTAGCGGGGGCGGACGGCGCGCAGGTGGCGGTCGTAGCCGCCGCCCTCCAGCAGTGCGGCGAAGGCGAGTTGGTCGACCGCACCGGTACCGAGGTCGGCGTAGCGCTTGGCCTCCCGGAACTCCTCGACCAACCCGCCCGCCGACCGGCCCCCCGACCGTCCCCCCAGCCCGCTCCCCGAGCCGCCGGGCAGCACCGCCCAGCCGAGCCGCAGCCCGGGCGCCAGGGTCTTGCTGAGCGAGCCCAGGTACACCGTCCGTTCCGGCGCCAACCCCTGGACGGCGCCCAGCGGTTCGCGGTCGTAGCGGAACTCGGCGTCGTAGTCGTCCTCCACCACCAGCCCGCCCGCCCGGGCCCAGGCGGCGAGTTCGCCCCGGCGGCGGGCCGACAGCGCGACGCCGGTCGGGTACTGGTGCGCGGGCGTGACCAGCACCGCCTCCGCCCCGGAAGCCGCCAACTCCCTTACCACCAGGCCCTCTTCGTCGACGGGTACGCCGACCGGCTCGACCCCGTGGGCGCGCAGCAGCTCCAGCGTGCCGGGCGAGCCGGGGTCCTCCACCGCGATCCGCCCGCAGCCGCGCCGGGCCAGCACCCCGGCCAGCAGCGCCAGCCCCTGCCCGACGCCGCTGACCACCACGACCCGCTCCGGCCGCGCGGCCACCGCCCGCACCCGCCCCAGGTAGGCGGCCAACTCCCCGCGCAGCCGCGGCAGTCCGGCCGGGTCCCCGTACCCGAGCTCCCGGTTCGCGGCGCCCTGCAGCGCCTTGCGCACCGCCCCGGCCCAGGCCGCCCTCGGGAACGCCCCGAGGTCCGGCGTGCCCGGCTTCAGGTCGTACGGCGGCTCGGCCTCCGCCACCGCCCCGGCCGGCTCAGGACGCTCCACCGCGACCCCCTCCGCAACCCTGGTCCCCGACCCCCGGCGCCCCACCAGGTAGCCCTCGGCGGCGAGTTGCTCGTACGCCTCGACCACCACCCCGCGCGACACCCCCAACTCGACGGCCAGCGCCCGGCTGGCGG is part of the Kitasatospora setae KM-6054 genome and harbors:
- a CDS encoding beta-ketoacyl-[acyl-carrier-protein] synthase family protein, encoding MRTAHDSVVVTGLGATTPLGGTAPDTWRAMCEGHNGIRAIDRPWVAELPIRIAGQLAVEPSAVLDRIEARRLDRSEQIALIAAREAWADAGRPAVEGERLAVVIGTGTGGSVTMLDQNGVLERSGVRKVSPHTVPMLMANGPAAWVSIDLGARAGAHTPVSACASGAEAVALGLDLIRLGRADVVLAGGTEACLHPLPLAGFAQARAHSLRNDDPAGASRPFDTGRDGFVIAEGAAVLVLERATLRPGHRRYATLAGAAVTSDAHHITAGHPDGQTRAVRAALADAGLPPEAIGLVHAHATSTPLGDHTEAETLTRVFGAHRPAVTATKSMTGHLFGAAGALSALATAYSLHHQYAPAVRNLTDPDPDLHPLDLLTASGPLPAGAALTNSFGFGGHNAALVLTT
- a CDS encoding amidohydrolase, coding for MSPDTIVLARTVHTLDATTDATTAGATAVAVADGLITAVGTAADARRWRGPGTELIDLGDAVLVPGLVDGHSHPALGLELTTGTDLSAVRDLDGLRAALASAERLDGWVLAWNLDHNAFGDRPVHRSAVEDVLGPDTPAFIRLYDGHSALATGPALRAAGVTGPRTFAQRATVVCDPDGTPTGHLIEHAAMDLVTAVMPSLPLDQRRDALHALLLRMAGGGLAGAHVMDAGGDILDLVRAIEDTRHLPLRLRIAPWCMPGTDADGLRELAALQAESGRNWLVGGVKLFVDGTVEGGSAWLEHPDCHGEGTAALWLDPAEYTDVVRQLDAYGVRTATHAIGDAGVRHVLDTVAALPGRGRGRHRIEHIETLGDEQARRFAELGVPASMQPTHSAYTRADHTDAWSTRLGTERADRAWICRTLRDTGATLALGSDWPIAHHDPRGVLAYARLRRHAGTDTTPVNPLQALTPLMALEGYTTHAARAAGESDRTGRIAPGLRADLTAFALDPLTADPDAFAGTAVPLTMSNGVVTNRGGS
- a CDS encoding methyltransferase; translated protein: MNCFTTAWGEFELARFPEDPRERLRAWDAADEYLLRHLHDEAVPLDGAVTVLGDRWGALSTALAAAPAAEGAALTAVTDSYLASRAIAANLARNGADPAAVAVRSTQDAPPERIDVLLVRVPKSLALLEDQLHRLAPAVHPGTVVAGTGMVTEIHTSTLNLFERILGPTRTSLAVRKARLIHTAPAPEPVRPANPWPLRYRLPDGIGVLSGRQVANQAGVFCADRLDIGSRFFLQHLPEPAGAPRRIVDLGCGNGILGTAAALADPDAELLFVDESFQAVASAEETFRGNLGPGRRAEFLVGDALADVPSASADLVLLNPPFHSHQATTDAIAHRMFTGARRVLRPGGELRVVGNRHLGYHVRLRRLFGNCRTVAGSPKFTVLSATRR
- a CDS encoding MerR family DNA-binding transcriptional regulator; protein product: MALRPIDLARAHGLSTQAVRNYEEAGVLPPAARSAHGYRQYGERHAAALRAFLALVPGHGHQAATAIVRAATSGDLPEALRLVDAGHAVLAEDRRTLAAVRTALDHLPPADTDADEPAVRTGGPAAGTHIGPLAHRLGLRPATLRAWERAGLVTPRRDPRTGYRVYPPAQVRESLLAEQLRRGGHGLARTAEILDRLRAAGADPEAVRPTLAAWQDRLTARGRALLSGAAALHAYLEESARPSEPAEPAEPSASG
- a CDS encoding rhomboid family intramembrane serine protease, coding for MAATHPASGAPVPEPPSPTCFRHADRESYVRCTRCDRNVCPDCRRDAAVGYQCVECVKSGRQNVRQARTAFGGRITSRPYATIVLIALNVAAYVVELVRPETVDRFAVLGSGVLPPPADYDPATYVPHLSGIAHGEWERLITGAFLHLGPTEWPMGILHIVFNMYWLWNLGRVVEDRLGVLRFLALYLLSALGSSALTYWIAPNTLALGASGAVFGLAGGYWVLSRRQGYDPLGGNQMMVTLVLWMALSAGFASWQGHLGGLLTGLAAGAALGYAPKQQRGLVQAINLAAVLAVVAVVIVIATDQAVPFS
- the pdxR gene encoding MocR-like pyridoxine biosynthesis transcription factor PdxR, whose translation is MVRELLVAWEPAGGELTGRLVRALRDAVREGRLVGGERLPASRALAVELGVSRGVVVEAYEQLAAEGYLVGRRGSGTRVAEGVAVERPEPAGAVAEAEPPYDLKPGTPDLGAFPRAAWAGAVRKALQGAANRELGYGDPAGLPRLRGELAAYLGRVRAVAARPERVVVVSGVGQGLALLAGVLARRGCGRIAVEDPGSPGTLELLRAHGVEPVGVPVDEEGLVVRELAASGAEAVLVTPAHQYPTGVALSARRRGELAAWARAGGLVVEDDYDAEFRYDREPLGAVQGLAPERTVYLGSLSKTLAPGLRLGWAVLPGGSGSGLGGRSGGRSAGGLVEEFREAKRYADLGTGAVDQLAFAALLEGGGYDRHLRAVRPRYRARRDALAAALGEHLPQAVLRGVAAGLHLYAELPSGTGERELAAAALRRGVRVAPVGPGRLAPGPAAVALGYAGTAERRLREAAALLGAAYREVG
- a CDS encoding TetR/AcrR family transcriptional regulator — encoded protein: MGRPSKALLDRERIGATALALVDEDGDFSVPRIARRLGVQTASVYHHVDGRAGIVELLRVQVSAAIDLTTLDLRPWDTALEAWARSYRAAFAAHPRTILLLTTSQVAAPEVLAQYERAVALLLDSGFPPAAAMPLLTAVENVVLGSVLDLAAPETVWDPNADTPRLAEALRAAGPGRTDAAFDLALTALLTRARTLLP
- a CDS encoding APC family permease yields the protein MTDTPTLRRGSLGTADIAFFVVSAAAPLTVMAGVAPLALLIGGIGAPAGYLAAGITLAVFAVGFTTMSRHVRNAGGFYAYITQGLGRPAGFGAALLALLGYLGMNIGVFGLLGSATSDTVEALTGHRIPWLLPALIGLAVIWYGGFRSIDFGAKLLGVLLLAETGILVLLAAAVLLKGGAHGLSLHSFAPGNVLTDGMPGVLAMAFAAFTGFESTVIYRREARDPDRTVPRATYLAVAFLGLFYAFVVWTVIQAYGDTEVVAAAAQDPGGLFFTAIDQYVGGWAADLMHVLIVTSILASLLAFHNATSRYGLALAEEGLLPRALGRIHPRHRSPYVSGLAQSLLTLLVVGVFAAAGADPYTQLLLWVNTPGMLALVALQLLAAVAVPCWFRRRPGHGEGALRTVAAPALAAVLLTGALWLVVDHIDLLTGASDTVNRVLILIVPAVFAVGVLYALRTRARRPGVYAAFGAEPAEAVGADVAAAEADAGAPAAATPGR